The following proteins come from a genomic window of Candidatus Hydrogenedentota bacterium:
- a CDS encoding SPOR domain-containing protein — MRQRAKADTRTADDEPVIQLTRGQMVAAVCGLMIGALFFYLLGVVTSRLEPMISENQAQQQASHVLPAPDAPGTPSPATGGERSSSVRPEGIQATPRTDVVPLAKKESQPAQSLTATPPQGPNADDSPPLSRVPAPAETSTTTAAQLETAKEQKPKTASSGPKPVELTPKPPTEASAVSSPDKTQDRPETTETAKETSAEQTQPVPAGSEKKPQAGADSAAKSEKEPSFTLEKMEVPPETTQPAAASGTAAGPFYSIQLIAFSKANRAKAEAYAKEVRENAGLDVELESSTDGEYIRVFVGRYADRESALKACRELQKQERFSKIFVPQEARRGTQ, encoded by the coding sequence ATGAGGCAGCGGGCTAAGGCAGACACGAGAACCGCGGATGACGAACCTGTGATTCAACTGACACGGGGGCAGATGGTGGCGGCCGTCTGTGGGCTGATGATTGGCGCGCTCTTCTTTTACCTGCTTGGCGTGGTGACTTCGCGTCTTGAACCCATGATCAGCGAGAACCAGGCTCAACAGCAAGCGTCACACGTTCTTCCCGCCCCGGATGCGCCCGGCACGCCGTCTCCCGCAACAGGCGGTGAGCGGTCAAGCAGCGTCCGGCCCGAAGGCATCCAGGCCACTCCGCGCACGGATGTCGTTCCTTTGGCCAAGAAAGAATCGCAGCCCGCACAAAGTCTAACCGCCACGCCCCCGCAAGGCCCCAACGCCGACGATAGCCCTCCTTTAAGCCGCGTTCCCGCGCCGGCTGAGACCTCCACGACAACGGCCGCCCAACTCGAAACGGCGAAAGAGCAGAAACCAAAGACGGCATCGAGCGGGCCAAAACCCGTCGAACTAACCCCCAAGCCCCCCACCGAAGCATCCGCGGTCTCCAGCCCCGACAAAACGCAGGACAGACCTGAAACCACCGAGACGGCCAAGGAAACAAGCGCTGAACAGACCCAACCCGTTCCTGCCGGCTCCGAAAAGAAACCCCAAGCTGGGGCGGATTCCGCAGCCAAATCTGAGAAAGAGCCCTCGTTTACGTTGGAAAAGATGGAGGTTCCCCCGGAAACGACCCAGCCCGCCGCCGCTTCCGGAACCGCCGCAGGGCCTTTCTACAGCATCCAGCTGATCGCTTTCTCCAAGGCAAACCGCGCCAAAGCAGAAGCCTATGCGAAAGAAGTCCGGGAGAACGCGGGACTTGATGTAGAATTAGAGTCCTCAACTGACGGAGAATATATACGGGTGTTTGTCGGGAGGTATGCGGACCGGGAATCCGCCCTGAAGGCCTGCCGCGAGTTGCAGAAGCAGGAACGGTTCTCCAAAATATTTGTTCCACAAGAAGCACGGCGGGGTACACAATGA
- a CDS encoding 2-dehydropantoate 2-reductase, producing MKVSVIGPGAMGCLFAARLANGNVQTTLVDYKPDRANRLNESGIRVESDSRSISAKPVVSTSVPDDQDLVIVFVKSHVTRTLSIPPNVPILTLQNGLGNTETLCSAVGSANILAGVTHEAAVLTNEGQVTHTASAKTIFGSWTSCPTQSAENALNAAGFHFEVTTAPGQTLWEKVSASNAINPLTALLNVQNGALLEITEVRQLMRDLVVESVKVASTEGYRFPYSLVEETEESCRKFPHSVSPMLQDIRARKRTEIESLSGEILRRAQIAALPVPRTRVIYQLLRGMESR from the coding sequence ATGAAAGTGTCGGTCATTGGTCCGGGAGCCATGGGCTGTCTGTTCGCGGCGCGGCTTGCAAACGGCAACGTGCAGACGACGCTGGTCGACTATAAACCCGATCGCGCCAACCGTCTGAATGAGTCGGGTATCCGTGTCGAATCGGACTCACGCTCCATCAGCGCGAAACCGGTCGTGTCCACATCCGTACCCGATGACCAGGATCTGGTCATCGTATTCGTCAAATCGCATGTCACCCGTACCCTGAGCATCCCCCCAAACGTGCCCATTTTGACGCTGCAGAACGGTCTTGGAAATACGGAGACCTTGTGTTCGGCCGTAGGCAGCGCCAACATCCTCGCGGGAGTCACTCACGAAGCCGCCGTGCTCACCAACGAAGGCCAGGTCACACACACCGCCTCCGCAAAGACCATATTTGGCTCATGGACGTCGTGCCCCACACAGTCCGCTGAAAACGCCTTGAATGCTGCAGGGTTCCACTTTGAGGTCACCACCGCGCCGGGGCAGACACTTTGGGAAAAGGTGTCCGCCTCGAACGCCATAAACCCGCTGACCGCGCTTCTCAATGTTCAAAACGGCGCGTTGCTCGAGATTACGGAAGTGCGCCAACTCATGCGCGACCTGGTTGTAGAAAGCGTGAAAGTGGCATCCACGGAGGGATACCGGTTTCCTTACAGCCTCGTTGAAGAGACCGAAGAATCGTGCCGCAAGTTTCCTCACAGCGTCTCCCCCATGCTTCAGGATATCCGCGCCAGAAAACGGACTGAAATCGAAAGCCTGAGCGGGGAGATACTCCGCCGCGCCCAAATTGCGGCGTTGCCGGTTCCCCGCACACGCGTTATCTACCAACTCCTCCGGGGCATGGAATCGCGTTGA
- a CDS encoding lysophospholipid acyltransferase family protein — MNHDGLTYHSPCTFTRRQQVILAVSSPLIAGAFKAACATCRQERRDRDRFNTCLETAQHVILAIWHETLGLAAWHFRNTGYHTLTSYSFDGELAARIVRHFGLYALRGSSSRGGSEALRQLERATAVVPAVGFTLDGPKGPRRIAKPGIAVLAMRTGLPVVPVALAATRCWRMHSWDKLIIPKPFARLVSVYGEPIYPPPQETAAAIESLRTEVESALNRLHESLEEELSE, encoded by the coding sequence TTGAACCACGACGGGTTGACGTACCATAGCCCCTGCACTTTTACGCGCAGGCAGCAGGTGATCCTGGCGGTCAGCTCTCCCCTGATCGCCGGAGCATTCAAAGCGGCGTGCGCAACCTGCCGTCAGGAACGGCGTGACCGTGATCGTTTCAACACCTGCCTCGAGACCGCGCAGCACGTCATACTCGCCATCTGGCATGAAACCCTCGGTTTGGCTGCGTGGCATTTTCGCAACACGGGCTACCACACCCTCACCAGCTATAGCTTCGACGGCGAACTGGCGGCGCGGATAGTCCGCCATTTCGGGCTGTATGCGTTGCGCGGGTCGTCTTCACGAGGGGGCAGCGAGGCTCTGAGACAACTGGAGCGAGCAACCGCCGTCGTGCCTGCCGTAGGGTTCACACTGGATGGACCCAAAGGCCCCCGCAGAATCGCGAAGCCCGGCATCGCAGTGCTTGCTATGCGAACCGGCCTGCCTGTCGTCCCCGTCGCGCTAGCCGCAACACGGTGTTGGCGCATGCATTCGTGGGACAAGTTGATCATCCCGAAACCATTCGCCCGGCTGGTATCCGTCTACGGGGAGCCGATCTACCCCCCTCCGCAAGAGACGGCGGCGGCCATCGAAAGTCTACGAACCGAGGTCGAGAGCGCGCTTAACCGGCTGCACGAATCACTCGAAGAAGAGCTGAGCGAATAG
- the rlmN gene encoding 23S rRNA (adenine(2503)-C(2))-methyltransferase RlmN, producing the protein MSIAITDFLPEEIAERLEIKVYHARQIFRWIHAKQVFDFNAMTDLSKTMREELRAGVVLPQIHPIEVLSSREREATRKSLFGLCDGEAVEAVAIPEGERLTLCLSTQVGCPLRCAFCATGLSGFKRNLSAGEIVEQALHLLGDRDLQERTPNIVFMGMGEPFLNYDATLKAIRMFMRKDGLNIGARKVTVSTAGDVPGIERFAGEKWQVRLSISLHAANDALRSKLVPLNRKYPLARLLEAVRGYGERTGRQVTFEWTLIRGVNDSALNARQLLELTRGLKAFVNLIPYNRVEELPYEPSPPETCEAFLRILEEGGMNATLRKERGGDINAACGQLRARHITVAEGDVLA; encoded by the coding sequence GTGAGTATCGCAATAACGGATTTTCTACCGGAAGAAATCGCCGAGCGTCTGGAAATAAAGGTGTATCACGCGCGGCAGATCTTTCGTTGGATACATGCCAAACAAGTTTTTGACTTCAATGCGATGACCGACCTTTCCAAGACGATGCGCGAAGAGCTTCGTGCTGGCGTGGTTCTTCCTCAAATTCATCCCATCGAGGTATTGAGTTCACGCGAAAGGGAAGCAACTCGGAAATCCCTTTTCGGTCTTTGCGACGGAGAGGCCGTGGAGGCGGTTGCTATTCCCGAGGGGGAACGCCTCACGCTGTGCCTGTCCACTCAGGTGGGTTGCCCGCTGCGTTGCGCGTTCTGCGCAACAGGGCTGTCTGGATTCAAACGCAACCTCAGTGCGGGAGAGATCGTTGAACAGGCGCTGCATTTGTTGGGCGACCGTGACCTGCAAGAGCGGACGCCGAACATTGTCTTTATGGGCATGGGCGAACCGTTCCTGAACTACGACGCCACGCTGAAGGCTATCCGCATGTTCATGCGCAAGGATGGACTCAACATCGGCGCGCGAAAGGTCACGGTGTCGACCGCAGGCGATGTTCCGGGCATCGAGCGGTTTGCGGGCGAGAAATGGCAAGTGCGGCTGAGCATTTCCTTGCATGCTGCCAACGATGCGTTGCGCTCGAAGCTGGTTCCTTTGAATCGCAAGTACCCACTGGCTCGCCTGCTCGAGGCCGTGCGCGGATATGGCGAGAGAACGGGCCGCCAGGTCACCTTCGAGTGGACGCTCATCCGCGGAGTGAATGATTCGGCTCTCAATGCCCGTCAACTGCTCGAGTTGACCCGGGGGCTCAAGGCTTTCGTGAATCTGATCCCGTACAACCGTGTGGAAGAACTGCCTTACGAGCCCTCGCCGCCGGAAACATGCGAGGCGTTCCTTCGGATACTCGAGGAGGGGGGAATGAACGCAACGCTCAGAAAAGAGCGTGGGGGAGACATCAACGCGGCATGCGGGCAGTTGCGGGCGCGCCATATAACGGTTGCGGAAGGAGACGTGCTGGCGTAG
- the rpmB gene encoding 50S ribosomal protein L28 yields the protein MSHVCDYSGKRPQVGKRVVRRGKAKREGGIGQNVTGISKRRWKPNLQKIRIVDENGRVRTVRVCARYIKAGKFTKYVKTRPQNAGK from the coding sequence ATGTCGCATGTATGTGATTACAGTGGAAAACGCCCGCAAGTTGGCAAACGCGTCGTTCGCCGCGGAAAAGCCAAGCGCGAGGGAGGTATCGGACAAAACGTTACCGGCATCTCGAAACGGCGGTGGAAACCCAATCTGCAGAAGATCCGCATCGTCGATGAAAACGGCCGGGTGCGCACCGTTCGCGTATGTGCGCGCTACATCAAAGCCGGAAAGTTCACGAAATATGTGAAGACCAGGCCCCAGAACGCGGGCAAGTAA
- a CDS encoding polymer-forming cytoskeletal protein, giving the protein MKDTSQHSMNPLDEAGKPDTYEELAEAGKSRGGLFGRVNQAFQEALTSSRGTRERSPVEEAGDDPHVTADDLAIRRAKSVKPQRMIIPEGVIIDGSMTSGSETEISGRVEGDVTVEGRLYLGASALVSGNVRATSCRVDGLVEGRMECTEELELGTSGRLNADTMAGKRIILAGQVFGNVSTGGVLRLVSSGKLTGDIRARRLVIEEGAIFNGGCVMRAPAQRREAPKQA; this is encoded by the coding sequence GTGAAGGACACATCGCAACACAGCATGAATCCCCTTGACGAGGCGGGCAAGCCGGACACCTATGAAGAGCTGGCGGAAGCAGGAAAATCGCGCGGAGGGCTTTTCGGGCGCGTGAATCAGGCCTTTCAGGAAGCGCTGACGTCGAGCCGGGGAACGCGGGAGCGCTCGCCGGTCGAGGAAGCCGGGGACGATCCTCATGTTACCGCGGACGACTTGGCGATTCGCCGGGCGAAGTCGGTGAAACCGCAGCGCATGATCATCCCGGAAGGCGTTATTATCGATGGTTCGATGACGAGCGGCTCCGAAACGGAGATATCTGGGCGCGTCGAGGGGGACGTGACGGTCGAAGGGCGGTTGTATCTGGGCGCGAGCGCGCTGGTTTCGGGCAATGTGCGGGCGACTTCGTGCCGTGTGGACGGCCTGGTCGAGGGGCGGATGGAGTGCACCGAGGAACTGGAGTTGGGCACTTCGGGCCGCCTGAATGCGGACACTATGGCCGGCAAACGCATTATTCTTGCAGGGCAAGTCTTCGGCAACGTCTCGACTGGGGGCGTCTTGCGTTTGGTGTCTTCCGGGAAACTGACGGGCGATATACGTGCCCGGCGTCTGGTCATTGAAGAAGGCGCAATCTTTAACGGCGGGTGCGTCATGCGGGCGCCTGCGCAACGGCGTGAAGCTCCAAAACAAGCCTGA